One Vespa crabro chromosome 1, iyVesCrab1.2, whole genome shotgun sequence genomic region harbors:
- the LOC124432814 gene encoding protein PFC0760c-like, with protein MSLLSITDKYSSNKRFGRAKRSFIFLLPIEEEHENINNEITEKTRQSKTMKRRKSALYTTTSIPLTKKYKDKTVKAEKSREPYVDFNFLNEIREKRQKESTDKNNDVELSSEKNLSIESYETSHSSDKKYRENSKRLVCYCHKENCQDCQSKRKLFNFHLKDPKNKAKGDKYRKINSNDYKITEIPLRLSKLYEEIPYDLKSNYANSEKMQILPIIHGISPRVYPLTVPFRVTYEQAEPHVGMNAPVSQEYQQNSNKKQQTLLKQYILATKNQSEILQKSNTSILKDNKRNNDFSTTMNYPEHEENDLNSMKEIDEDSSDANMLECIKLYGRKVCLLAAATACKYLNKNKDEKDENVGSIRNRYDTTEQSSTYDINEDHYDSTMSDILIDSKENNFDDNLIYKKQSTENYNEDNHDATTSNVILETSEYIITNTVNSTTSTDDSFTKRSTTYYTSDENIKIQEYTTVNPTEMSILQATENSQEQDQLSTTLLIDSNVINDIEYTTSIAITNNINFNDSMVTNEDNNLTDTILNDDRTHYITHSELDYYSDIQEITNSYFTSQSYDKFDENGYNSDLFTYDHHLSKNNLTNLIDDSPNVEATNIPDVTNDRANSQNLSNEINSDLIENQISINSTVENNLDDDKTITEDNNVSLRKENIENREDVKNDPKIKESGLKYNTQNLSSFTSTTEKEQISIDSSLGYTKSSLDYKTNNVDVYSTDISNLCTSSIDINSSIGCIENEKKATINDYEIPVTISTTNEIKLQTSNQDLTTTEETTTTTIEIATEKETNDKINDSIVGLSNEGGFVKLSEEFDTTLNPITFVADYTKTDNEVNTLKNILKYDVESTTPNLSYYDNAQLVNSIKTIINNFNSNDGNLEDPKDFTKIADNVELSPEIVGIPNLRSLLSLTPVENVIIKKVKDHLSKITGIPKNALFDEESNNVIRQTLKNTLNLLPNMQSELPPMTVEEHQFQGGHWTTNLVTLLPLTSSERTKKQDISRRLQNHLKDLIYNPAIGLKSAKQNAVQNIIIQATKHQMENANDMDIEEDTIRDILGNVLQDNSYDTDQRKTKINSENISTMESTRNYDETTTENISMKDNNRFETSKSTTDNSLANSYYDDFITDKEFPKMTINKIQPSDYSNDVHDSYILSTEFYEENLQKYQSTESIYVYETTFTSNVANINEETLEMSQPETQSDQSNSNKVKANELEILRLSQNSIVGVDNPKINETGSANEGFLEEKEKRRLCKIENCTSTHEIVTKHNKRVETTEKYYEPKEMEDASFEGNPIISKSPEVDDITSNFGTNENTENINESDDDNRKTYKNFNHQDYDSEEDVIYKEEAFKKKTNDIDNDKNNLQDLQNSELYYVGDNVKFPLEIKKLKDGSYILLISRKICENVLKNNCPCCVPLEGNVRLIKRSIEEITNDNNDNKIFDMKNYQYSEQRSKIMKSNPLRQRTPRSMILNKKLDDSDENNSEILTMPVMAFAKKYNLKLNLDDTEIDDVREAKNTYCDENEKIKKNNPIFQRMKFVKRMQENYEPYRKQRAIKHNSNSSTEILKNVINWLRTLFVN; from the exons ATGTCTTT attATCCATCACCGACAAATACTCTTCGAATAAAAGATTTGGAAGAGCTAAAAGATCCTTTATATTTCTACTACCGATTGAAGAGGAACacgagaatataaataatgaaataacagAGAAAACCCGCCAAAGTAAAACGATGAAACGTAGAAAATCTGCACTTTATACTACAACGAGTATACCATTAACTAAAAAGTATAAGGATAAGACGGTAAAAGCTGAAAAAAGTAGAGAACCGTACgtagattttaattttttgaatgaaattcGTGAAAAACGTCAAAAAGAGTCAACCGACAAAAACAATGACGTTGAACTATCATCAGAGAAAAATCTTTCCATCGAATCTTATGAGACTTCTCATTCGTCTGATAAGAAATATCGTGAAAATTCCAAAAGATTAGTGTGCTATTGTCATAAAGAAAATTGTCAGGATTGtcaatcgaaaagaaaattgtttaattttcatttgaagGATCCAAAAAATAAAGCGAAAGGtgataaatatcgaaaaattaattcaaacgaTTATAAGATAACGGAAATACCGTTACGTTTGTCGAAACTTTATGAAGAAATTCCTTATgatttaaaatcaaattatgCGAATTCCGAGAAGATGCAAATTTTACCGATAATTCATGGAATATCACCTCGCGTTTATCCGTTAACTGTACCTTTCCGAGTTACTTACGAACAAGCCGAACCTCATGTCGGCATGAATGCACCGGTTTCTCAAGAGTATCaacaaaattcaaataaaaaacaacaaacACTGCTTAAGCAATATATTCTTGCGACAAAGAATCAATCTGAAATTCTTCAAAAATCGAATACATCGATTCTTAAAGACAATAAGAGAAACAATGATTTCTCGACGACCATGAATTATCCTGAGCACGAAGAGAATGACCtaaattcaatgaaagaaATCGATGAGGATTCGTCCGATGCAAATATGTTAGaatgtataaaattgtatGGTCGTAAAGTATGCCTCCTCGCTGCTGCAACAGCttgcaaatatttaaataaaaataaagatgagaaagatgaaaacgtTGGATCAATTCGTAATCGGTATGATACTACCGAACAATCGAGTacatacgatattaacgaagatCATTACGATTCTACAATGTCCGATATATTAATAGATtctaaggaaaataattttgacgataatctaatatataaaaaacaatcgACTGAAAATTATAACGAAGATAATCACGATGCAACAACATCGAATGTTATCCTAGAAACTTCAGAATACATCATAACTAATACCGTTAACTCTACAACTTCGACGGACGATTCATTCACAAAGCGTTCAACAACGTATTATACTTccgatgaaaatataaaaatacaagaatATACGACCGTAAATCCCACGGAAATGTCTATTCTTCAAGCAACAGAAAATTCACAAGAACAAGATCAATTATCTACGACTCTTTTAATTGATTCTAACGTAATCAATGATATCGAATATACAACGTCAATtgcaataacaaataatatcaatttcaatgattccaTGGTTACTAATGAAGACAATAACTTAACCGATACAATTTTAAATGACGATAGGACACATTATATAACCCACTCTGAATTAGATTATTATTCGGATATAcaagaaataacaaatagtTATTTTACTTCGCAAAGCTACGATAAGTTCGATGAGAATGGTTATAATAGCGATCTATTTACATACGATCATCATTTGTCTAAGAATAATCTGACGAATTTAATCGATGATTCACCAAACGTGGAAGCTACAAACATTCCAGATGTAACGAACGATCGAGCTAACTCACAAAATTTATCCAATGAAATCAATTCGGATTTAATCGAAAATCAAATTTCAATCAATTCGACTGTAGAAAATAATCTAGATGACGATAAAACAATTAcagaagataataatgtttcgttaagaaaagaaaacattgaaaatcgTGAAGATGTAAAGAATGATCCAAAAATAAAGGAATCAGGATTAAAATACAACACACAAAATTTATCTTCGTTTACAAGTAcaacagaaaaagaacaaattagTATCGATTCATCTTTAGGATACACCAAGTCATCTTTGGATTATAAAACGAATAATGTTGATGTTTATTCGACAGATATTTCAAATCTGTGTACTTCatcaatcgatattaattcatCTATAGGAtgtatagaaaatgaaaagaaagcaaCGATCAATGATTACGAAATTCCTGTTACAATTTCTACTACAAACGAGATAAAACTTCAAACTTCAAACCAAGACTTAACTACGACCgaagaaacaacaacaacaacgatagAGATTGCAactgaaaaagaaactaatgaCAAAATTAATGATTCTATCGTTGGATTATCTAACGAAGGAGGATTCGTTAAATTATCTGAAGAGTTTGATACCACCTTAAATCCGATCACGTTCGTCGCAGATTATACGAAAACTGATAACGAAGTTAATACACTTAAgaacattttaaaatatgaCGTTGAATCGACTACGCCAAATTTATCATACTACGACAATGCACAACTCGTAAATtctattaaaacaataataaataatttcaattcgaaCGATGGAAATCTCGAAGATCCTAAggattttacaaaaattgcCGATAATGTTGAACTGTCACCAGAAATCGTTGGAATTCCAAATCTACGATCTCTTTTATCGCTAACACCAGTTGAAAatgtaatcataaaaaaagtgaaagatcACTTATCGAAAATAACCGGTATACCTAAAAATGCATTGTTCGATGAGGAATCGAATAACGTGATTAGACAAACTCTTAAAAATACATTGAATCTTTTACCGAACATGCAATCAGAACTTCCACCAATGACCGTTGAGGAACATCAATTTCAGGGTGGACATTGGACGACAAACTTGGTGACACTTCTTCCACTTACATCGtccgaacgaacaaaaaaacaagacaTTTCTCGAAGATtacaaaatcatttaaaagatCTCATTTATAATCCTGCGATTGGTTTGAAATCAGCTAAACAAAATGCTGTGCAAAATATCATCATTCAAGCTACGAAACATCAAATGGAAAATGCTAACGATATGGATATAGAAGAAGACACGATTCGTGATATTTTAGGAAATGTTTTACAAGATAATTCCTATGATACAGATCAACGCAagacaaaaattaattctgaaaatatttcgacgatGGAAAGTACACGTAATTACGATGAAACGACGACAGAAAACATCTctatgaaagataataatagattcgAAACTTCAAAAAGTACGACCGATAATTCATTAGCCAACTCGTACTATGACGATTTTATAACAGATAAAGAATTTCCAAAAATGaccataaataaaatacaaccAAGTGATTATTCGAATGATGTTCATGATAGTTACATTCTTAGTACTGAATTTTACGAAGAAAATCtacaaaaatatcaaagcACAGAATCCATTTATGTTTACGAAACAACGTTCACGAGTAATGTTGCAAACATAAATGAAGAAACACTTGAAATGTCTCAACCTGAAACACAATCGGATCAAAGTAACAGCAATAAAGTGAAAGCTAATGAATTGGAAATACTTAGATTATCACAAAATTCTATTGTAGGAGTTGATAATCCTAAAATTAATGAGACTGGTTCGGCTAATGAAGGATtcttggaagaaaaagagaaacgtcgTCTTTGCAAGATAGAAAATTGTACCAGTACACATGAAATTGTTACTAAGCATAACAAAAGGGTTGAAACAACGGAAAAGTATTATGAACCAAAGGAAATGGAGGATGCTTCTTTCGAAGGAAATCCGATAATTTCGAAATCTCCCGAAGTGGACGACATTACGAGTAATTTtggaacgaatgaaaatacagaaaatattaacgagagTGACGATGATAACAGAAAgacttataaaaattttaatcatcaAGATTACGATTCTGAAGAAGATGTCATTTACAAGGAAGAagcttttaaaaagaaaacgaatgatATCGACAATGACAAAAACAATTTGCAGGATTTGCAAAATTCAGAATTGTATTACGTAGGAGACAATGTAAAATTTCCATtggaaattaaaaaactaaAAGATGGTTCGTACATCTTATTGATCTCGAGAAAGATATGTGAgaatgttttaaaaaataattgtccaTGTTGTGTACCACTCGAAGGAAATGtacgtttaataaaaagaagtatcGAAGAAattaccaatgataataatgataataaaattttcgatatgaaaaattatcaatattctGAACAAAGGtcgaaaatcatgaaatcaaATCCATTGAGACAACGAACACCTAGatcgatgatattaaataaaaaattagacgATTCGGATGAGAATAATTCGGAAATTTTAACGATGCCCGTTATGGCTTTTgctaagaaatataatttgaaattaaatctTGATGATACAGAGATAGATGACGTCAGAGAAGCAAAAAATACTTATTgcgatgaaaatgaaaaaattaaaaaaaacaatcctATTTTTCAAAGGATGAAATTCGTTAAGAGAATGCAGGAAAATTATGAACCTTATAGAAAACAACGTGCCATTAAACATAATTCAAACAGTAGTacggaaatattaaaaaatgtaataaattggTTAAGAACGTTATTTGTCAATTGA
- the LOC124427277 gene encoding uncharacterized protein LOC124427277 encodes MTLHEASLKQPLGIVCNCTTYEEIVKNFKPYNIGTTNPRIPKFKIDPTVSTPVFWIKDNIKRNQEFDKPMFYCTQCKFDEINASNIEEKWIPVSLDLISPKQLRPNLSYLYTAGLNTQSTELSTLTDMLPHKGRVIKQKDFKWGRDSCLIPVKMTNEPETHFGKIKGCFSEWAENYILTIGYHPY; translated from the exons ATGACTCTACATGAGGCTTCATTAAAACAACCTCTTGGTATAGTATGCAATTGCACTACATATGAAGaaatagttaaaaattttaaaccaTATAATATTGGAACAACAAATCCTAGGATACCTAAATTCAAGATAG ATCCCACTGTTTCGACTCCAGTTTTTTggattaaagataatataaaacgtAACCAAGAATTTGACAAACCAATGTTTTATTGTACTCAATGTAAATTTGATGAAATTAATGCATctaatatagaagaaaaatggatACCTGTATCATTAGATCTTATATCACCAAA gcaaTTACGTCCCAACTTAAGTTATCTATATACAGCAGGATTAAATACTCAATCTACAGAATTATCAACTTTAACTGACATGCTTCCCCATAAAGGTAGAGTAATTAAGCAAAAAGATTTCAAATGGGGAAGAGATTCTTGCTTAATACCAGTAAAAATGACTAATGAGCCAGAAACACACTTtggtaaaataaaaggatGTTTTAGCGAATGGgcagaaaattatattcttactatcggttatcatccttattaa
- the LOC124427269 gene encoding uncharacterized protein LOC124427269 yields MPHPCVVCGRSRMNPNNKEEEYMFFGFPVNDEERCRKWLEFCCREDLYKLTKKQLLQRMVCSKHFEQKDFLNEYYDKLNSTAVPSIYDPKQSLYNITCVLCGRYRRDPPDLNYDGATFHHFPGEEFRCLKWLDFVGVDSYYRLTRKEILFCYICSKHFDRSQFMQSYKSRLVDNAVPNIRNPDDADSSEEYILGLDTETKMYNTIEKAKKLDPLPSAVLESQACAACGRSRSDPRNKTERYKFHPFPAYEIGRCLRWCQFLGREDLLKMSPNQIRKLVLCSKHFQTGQSFHKIGPCDAVPTIKDVSLTNSINSNENAHDEEMIEETNENSTTYITTTKGIRKSGSSTPLVSSKKPKVDNKPTPLAKKRGKCRRPTVINIPKPDPNNIENLMVKKLPLPPTSNWKFQYTDQYQPITIANNIASNITNTIPGSIKKVILPFTGDLSSLGNPIPVHSLSSIPPGLLIKINLPEQEKQKPVKTGRRQSKKNLQTKLKNDQVIASIPIIKEEEQTSDKNLIEMLSDSPEPIASTYKTIELEEHEEDQEQDQQQDQDDQDQKHGEIMLPHDFEVLEDDEDAINIKENEYFEDFEEVEALPVKPQKRSRNRRKKLTMRRTIFPIRSEVKYFLRKVAPHMHKLPTKARAQIKLSIVNMVIDHL; encoded by the coding sequence ATGCCACATCCGTGTGTTGTGTGTGGACGTTCGCGTATGAATCCAAATAATAAGGAGGAAGAATATATGTTTTTTGGTTTTCCTGTTAATGATGAGGAACGATGCAGGAAATGGTTGGAATTTTGTTGTCGTGaagatttatataaacttACAAAGAAGCAACTTCTGCAAAGAATGGTATGCTCTAAACACTTTGAACAGAAAGATTTTctaaatgaatattatgataaattaaatagtaCAGCAGTACCATCAATCTACGATCCAAAACAAAGTTTATATAACATTACATGTGTATTATGTGGTCGATATCGTCGGGATCCACCCGATTTAAATTATGACGGAGCTACTTTCCATCATTTCCCAGGAGAAGAATTTCGATGCTTGAAATGGCTTGATTTTGTTGGTGTAGATTCTTATTATAGattaacgagaaaagaaatattattttgttatatatgttCGAAACATTTTGATCGTTCACAGTTTATGCAAAGTTATAAAAGTAGATTAGTGGACAATGCTGTTCCCAATATTCGTAATCCTGATGATGCAGATTCATCGGAAGAATATATTTTGGGATTAGATACAGaaacaaaaatgtataatacgatagagaaagcaaagaaatTAGACCCACTTCCATCTGCTGTATTAGAAAGTCAAGCTTGTGCCGCATGTGGTAGATCTAGATCTGATCCAAGAAATAAAACTGAAAGGTATAAATTTCATCCATTTCCTGCTTATGAAATAGGAAGATGTTTAAGATGGTGCCAATTTCTGGGTAGAgaggatttattaaaaatgtctcCCAATCAAATAAGGAAATTAGTATTATGTTCGAAGCATTTTCAAACAGGTCAAAGTTTTCATAAGATAGGTCCTTGTGATGCAGTTCCAACAATAAAGGATGTTTCTTTAACAAATTCTATAAATTCTAATGAAAATGCGCATGACGAAGAGATGATTGAAGAAACAAATGAGAACTCTACTACATATATTACAACTActaaaggaataagaaaatcaGGGTCTTCGACGCCACTAGTATCTAGTAAAAAACCAAAGGTAGATAATAAGCCTACACCATTAGCAAAAAAGCGTGGCAAGTGTAGAAGGCCAACTGTAATTAACATTCCAAAGCCTGATcctaataatattgaaaatctgATGGTAAAAAAATTACCTTTGCCTCCTACTTCAAATTGGAAATTTCAATATACAGATCAATATCAgccaataacaatagcaaataATATTGCATCTAATATCACTAATACTATTCCTGGTAGTATAAAGAAAGTTATTTTACCTTTTACCGGTGATCTATCTAGTTTGGGTAATCCGATACCAGTGCATAGTTTATCAAGCATTCCTCCTGgtttattaatcaaaataaatcttCCTGAgcaagagaaacaaaaaccTGTAAAAACTGGTAGAAGGCagagtaagaaaaatttacaaacGAAATTGAAGAATGACCAAGTAATCGCTAGTATACcaataattaaagaagaagaacaaacttcagataaaaatcttattgAAATGCTATCAGATTCTCCAGAACCTATAGCAAGTACATATAAGACAATAGAATTAGAAGAACACGAAGAAGATCAAGAACAAGACCAACAACAAGATCAAGATGATCAGGATCAGAAGCATGGAGAAATTATGCTACCGCATGATTTTGAAGTTttagaagatgatgaagatgcCATAAATATTAaggaaaatgaatattttgaaGATTTTGAGGAGGTGGAAGCTTTACCTGTGAAACCACAGAAGAGAAGTcgtaatcgaagaaaaaaattaacaatgcGAAGAACTATTTTTCCTATACGAAGTgaagttaaatattttcttcgtaaaGTTGCTCCACACATGCATAAACTTCCTACGAAAGCAAGAGCACAGATAAAactttctattgttaatatggtgaTTGATCACTTGTAA
- the LOC124423075 gene encoding charged multivesicular body protein 3, whose product MGLFGKTQEKDPKEMVQEWTHKLRKEGYNLDRQVRAIQREEDKVKRSLKEAAKKNDKDVCKILAREIIRARKACNKLCTSKAHLNSVSLQMKNQLATIRVAGSVSKSTEVMQAMQSLVRVPEVAATMRELSKEMMKAGIIEEMLDETMDSIEESEDMEDEADEEVDKILWEVTAGQLGTAPAVVTETPGVVASTSVEVETEDVDDDKELEEMKNRLQSLRS is encoded by the exons atgggTTTATTTGGTAAAACCCAAGAAAAAGATCCAAAAGAAATG GTCCAAGAGTGGACtcataaattaagaaaagaaggtTATAATTTAGATAGACAAGTTAGAG CAAtacagagagaggaagataaagTAAAACGTTCATTAAAGGAAGCAGCTAAGAAGAACGATAAAGATGTTTGTAAAATTCTTGCCAGAGAAATTATTCGGGCTCGCAAAGCGTGTAATAAATTGTGTACATCAAAAGCTCATTTGAATTCGGTATcattacaaatgaaaaatcaattgGCAACTATAAGAGTTGCTGGTTCTGTATCTAAATCTACAGAAGTTATGCAAGCTATGCAATCGTTAGTGAGAGTACCTGAGGTTGCAGCCACTATGAGAGAATTATCAAAAGAAATGATGAAAGCTGGTATTATCGAAGAGATGTTAGATGAGACCATGGATTCTATTGAAGAATCTGAAGATATGGAAGATGAAGCCGATGAAGAAGTtgataaa ATTTTATGGGAAGTTACAGCAGGACAACTTGGAACAGCTCCTGCAGTTGTTACAGAAACTCCTGGTGTTGTTGCATCAACATCCGTTGAAGTAGAAACAGAGGATGTAGATGATGATAAAGAGcttgaagaaatgaaaaatagattACAGAGTTTACGAAGTTAG
- the LOC124432629 gene encoding GILT-like protein 1, with product MRCYLFIPRYLLAIAAFIAFSNDFILVSGDQSIAKQTNVNVNVYYESLCGDSIRWIKDQLLPSYTSLKKHLKITLIPYGKATQTRNAETGRWHFSCQHGPSECLGNKAQACGIHAIESNYEENEQQDQIVNLIGCTMSDQYPPSAVENCAVKQNLKEGALKSISECTKADNSLADDLLAANGDKTWALNPQLSFVPTIIINGVWSGENQKAALHNFTNTICAFLTEDEQRLVCPTL from the exons ATGCGGTGCTACCTGTTCATTCCGAGATATTTGCTGGCTATCGCCGCATTTATTGCTTTTTCGAATGACTTCATATTG gtatccGGTGATCAATCGATAGCAAAGCAAACAAATGTAAACGTTAATGTTTACTACGAGTCACTATGTGGTGATAGTATTAGATGGATAAAAGATCAGCTCTTACCCAGTTACACGTCCTTGAAGAAACATCTCAAGATCACTTTGATTCCGTACGGTAAAGCAACG CAAACACGTAATGCCGAAACCGGTCGGTGGCATTTTTCGTGTCAACATGGACCTTCCGAATGCCTTGGTAACAAAGCACAAGCCTGCGGTATTCATGCTATAGAATCTaattatgaagaaaatgaacaaCAAGATCAAATAGTTAATCTAATCGGTTGTACTATGAGCGATCAATATCCACCAAGTGCTGTTGAAAAT TGTGCAGTAAAACAAAATTTGAAAGAAGGTGCACTAAAGAGTATATCAGAATGCACCAAAGCAGATAATTCTTTAGCAGATGATTTGCTTGCTGCTAATGGTGATAAAACGTGGGCTCTAAACCCACAACTTTCCTTCGTACCAACGATAATCATTAATGGA gTCTGGTCAGGAGAAAATCAAAAAGCCGCATTACACAATTTTACAAATACAATTTGCGCTTTTTTGACAGAGGATGAACAACGTTTAGTTTGTCCAACGTtgtaa
- the LOC124432627 gene encoding transcriptional activator cubitus interruptus-like: MHLEDYLVVDKNGENVRQRVYSTNGIDQEEYLLDSSSRLIPTMNVVGSTRESCWTNHHHSSQVDNIGSSSPFLSTSSNSCKKNDWEELTVAIQYPDQRPDTLSNNTNEVNNWNNEITRNGDYYDDKTNGRQRLPSVGTAFSFSRAFVYPDYQGYQDYQESTNLVTSISSQNEEFQELGSAMQIATNEFDLSLIRGDPTSLLANVDSSSSSASTYLEELQDPFQNVDGLCYAVGHLVSSQSSTQLSTMNFHQENVVKDNLGNQVVLPQNEGLLLADQRVPRSDVTTKNDVCDRSYDRPTIEENNFISTYQCRWIDCGSAFTEQESLVRHIERRHVESSSSNAHGHGRRVQRDRDKEKEKDGDNSFLGQTSAPTTGQDEFACLWQGCPRARPFNARYKLLIHMRVHSGEKPNKCPFAGCKKAFSRLENLKIHQRSHTGEKPYACQHRGCTKAFSNSSDRAKHQRTHYDTKPYACQVSGCGKRYTDPSSLRKHAKNHAEPTTSLMTLPTTTLDNKMSIGYNNSSNVITEHRKDITNTLHQIRQANSPLSTNYRSLKNSESCREDDIDFLYNNLYESERIPTVPFDNNHQEYVPIEYMKRFLIEDINNSQNDCNTGYGTNDDVPDFQELGSDIEQEFLELSNLNDAVFIDV, encoded by the exons ATGCACCTCGAGGATTACCTCGTTGTCGACAAGAACGGGGAGAACGTAAGGCAACGTGTTTATTCAACAAACGGGATCGATCAAGAAGAATATCTTCTTGATTCATCATCTCGTTTGATACCGACAATGAACGTCGTTGGTAGTACACGAGAATCTTGTTGGACTAATCATCATCATTCCTCGCAAGTGGATAATATTGGATCGTCCTCACCATTTTTATCGACATCTTCAAATTCttgtaagaaaaatgattggGAAGAACTTACAGTAGCTATACAATATCCCGATCAACGACCTGACACATTGAGCAATAATACCAACGAAGTAAACAATTGGAATAACGAGATTACGAGAAATGGTGATTATTACGATGACAAAACTAATGGACGGCAAAGATTGCCTTCGGTAGGAACAGCCTTCTCATTTTCACGAGCTTTCGTATATCCCGATTATCAAGGATATCAGGATTATCAAGAGAGTACAAATTTAGTAACTTCGATCAGTTCGCAGAACGAAGAATTTCAAGAGCTTGGTAGCGCCATGCAAATAGCTACAAATGAATTTGATTTGAGTTTGATCAGAGGCGATCCTACTTCTTTGCTTGCCAATGTTGATTCTTCCTCGTCTTCGGCGTCAACGTATTTAGAAGAATTACAGGATCCGTTTCAAAATGTTGATGGTCTTTGTTATGCCGTTGGTCATCTGGTATCTTCACAGTCGAGTACACAATTGTCCACGATGAATTTTCATCAGGAAAATGTGGTTAAAGATAATCTTGGGAATCAAGTGGTATTACCTCAAAACGAAGGATTACTTCTTGCCGATCAACGTGTTCCAAGATCTGACGTAACAACGAAGAACGATGTTTGTGATAGATCCTACG ATCGTCCCacgatagaagaaaataatttcatatcgaCGTATCAATGTCGATGGATTGATTGCGGAAGTGCATTTACGGAACAAGAAAGTCTCGTAAGACATATAGAGAGGCGGCACGTAGAATCTTCCTCTTCCAATGCTCATGGACACGGACGACGTGtacaaagagacagagataaggaaaaggagaaagacggGGATAATTCTTTCTTGGGACAAACGAGTGCTCCAACAACGGGACAAGACGAATTTGCTTGTCTTTGGCAGGGATGTCCTCGTGCTAGACCATTTAATGCTAGATACAAATTACTCATACATATGCGAGTACATAGCGGTGAGAAGCCAAATAAATGCCCT ttTGCTGGTTGTAAAAAGGCATTTTCACGGCTTGAAAATTTGAAGATACATCAGAGATCGCATACCGGAGAGAAACCTTACGCGTGTCAGCATCGTGGTTGCACTAAAGCTTTCAGCAATAGTAGCGATCGAGCTAAACACCAAAGGACTCATTATGATACG AAACCTTACGCTTGTCAAGTAAGCGGCTGTGGTAAACGTTACACGGATCCATCAAGTTTAAGAAAACATGCAAAAAATCATGCAGAACCAACAACGTCGTTAATGACATTACCAACAACTACGttagataataaaatgtcTATCGGTTATAATAATTCGTCGAACGTAATAACGGAACACCGTAAGGATATAACAAATACGTTACATCAGATTCGACAGGCGAACAGTCCCCTTTCAACAAATTAtagatcattaaaaaattcagaATCATGTAGGGAAGATgatattgattttctttataataatttatacgaaaGTGAAAGGATCCCTACCGTTCcgtttgataataatcatcaagAATATGTTCCGATAGAATACATGAAACGTTTTCTTATCGAAGACATAAATAATTCTCAAAACGATTGTAATACTG gaTATGGTACGAACGACGATGTTCCTGATTTTCAAGAACTCGGTTCTGACATCGAGCAAGAGTTTCTTGAATTGAGTAATCTCAACGATGCTGTTTTCATCGATGTTTAA